The genomic segment ATCAATTTGAATACCACTAAAGGTATCGTTAAATACGTCTCGTAAGATAGATGAAGCTCTGTTGAGTTCTCCTAATACTTTTGACGGATGATGAGCGGTTGGTAATTTTTTACACATTGCATTCCATCTGCTGAGCAGGTTCTGCAAATCTTTTTCTAATTCGGCTGTATTTTTGCCTTCGGCTACTGTACGAACAATAACACCAAATCCTTTTGGTTTAACTGATTGCACAAGTCTTTTTAAACGGTCCTTTTCTTTTTTGTCTTCTATTTTTTGAGAAATAGAAACACGATCAGAAAAAGGTACTAACACAATAAAACGTCCGGCAAGAGATAGCTCAGCGCTAATTCTTGGTCCTTTGGTTGATATTGGTTCTTTTACGACTTGCACTAAAATCGATTGGTTGGCACTCAAAACATCCATGATGGTGCCATCTTTATCAATTTCATTGTCAAACTGAAAGGTTTTTAGGGAGAAATCCTTTAATTTACCTGTGCTTACAAGTTTTATGAATTTCAGTTGGGAAGCTAAATTTGGACCTAAGTCGTGATAATGTAAAAAGGCATCTTTTTCGAAGCCAACATTTACAAAAGCAGCGTTCAATCCAGCAACTGGCTTTCTTATTTTGGCAATAAAAATATCACCAACTTGAAAGTTGCTTTTTTCTTCTTCCTTGTGTAATTCAATTAGTTTTCCATCTTTTAATAAGGCAAAATCTACGGCTTCAGAACTTGATCGAATGATTAATTCTTTATTCACGCTGTACATTTTTATCCGAACTTTTGGTTGTTGATATTAAATTTTTGGCTGTTGGTAAATCCTTCAACTAACAACTATCAACCATCAACTATTTAGTAAGGATGGATTAAACAATATTTTTAACAGGTATTGAACCCGGGGAGATTTTAGATTTTCGAGTTCTGATTCTTGATTTTAGATTTTTTATATCTGCCATCTTAAATCGAAAATCTACAATCTTAAATCTCAATTTCAATGAACTTTTAAAAAGAAAAAAGTAGTTTAAAACTACTTTTTCTTCTTGTGACGGTTAGCTCTCGCTCTTTTTTTACGTTTGTGCGTCGCTACCTTATGTCTCTTTCTTTTTTTACCGCTTGGCATATCTTGTAGATTTTATGATTAATTACTATTTTATTTTGCTTCGTTATTGATTTTTACGCCTTCTACAAAAACTTTTGCCGGTTTAAAAGCAGGAATATTGTGTGCAGGAATTTTAATTGTTGTATTCTTAGAAATGTTTCTACCTGTTTTTTCAGCTCTTGTTTTTACAATAAAACTTCCAAAACCTCTTAAATATACGTTATCTCCAGTCTCTAATGAAGTTTTAACTTCATTCATAAATGTTTCTACAGTTGCTTGAACATCTCCTTTTTCTAGACCTAATTTCTCTGAAATTTTCGCTACGATATCTGCTTTCGTCATTTTCTTCCTTATTTATAAATGTTGTACTATTTTTTTTGAGTTTGCAAATATATGAATTAAAAAAACAATTATTCAAGCTAATTGATTAAATTTTAATCACATAAACTTTTACTTTTGCAAACAAATAGTTAACAATGGATTTTTCTAAGTTATTGATAGATTGGTATTTACAAAATAAACGCGATTTACCATGGCGAAATACCACCAATCCATACCCGATTTGGCTTTCAGAAATCATGTTACAACAGACGAGAGTAGCACAAGGAATGCCCTACTTTTTTTCATTTACAAATGCCTTTCCTACCGTTTTTGATTTAGCCAATGCTCACGAAGAACAAGTTTTAAAATTATGGCAAGGATTAGGCTATTATTCACGTGCTAGAAATTTACACCAAACCGCACAATATATTGCTAATGAACTTGGAGGTATTTTTCCAAACAACTATAAAGACTTACTTCAATTAAAAGGAATTGGCGAGTACACCGCTGCAGCCATCGCTTCATTTGCTTATAACGAAGTCGTTCCTGTAGTTGACGGAAACGTTTTTCGGGTGCTGTCACGTTATTTTGATATTGAGACCGATATTGCTTCGGCTTCCGCCAAAAAGGAGTTCAGCGCAATAGCTTTGGAATTAATTCCAAAAGATAACCCAGCCTTATTCAATCAAGCTATAATGGAATTTGGCGCTTTGCAATGTGTTCCAAAAAACCCTAATTGTTCGGATTGTATTTTCAACCAAAGTTGCGCTGCTTTGCAAAAAAAGAAAGTAGATCAGCTTCCTGTAAAATTGAAAAAACTAAAAGTCAGAAACCGATTCTTCAATTACCTTATCTTTTCGGACGAAATTGAAAATACCATTATTCAAAAAAGAACAGATAAAGGTATTTGGCATAATTTATATGAATTCCCTTTAATCGAAACCGAAAAGGAAGAAGATTTCAACACTGTATCTAAGCAAATTAAATCCGACTTTCAACATTGGAATATCATTAGTATAGGAGAAGAAAATCCAAAAAGCATTATTCATAAACTTTCGCACCAACATTTACACATTAAATTTTGGAATGTGAAAATTACCGGAACTATTCCAAATGGTATTAATGCAAAAGATTTAAAAACGTTTCCTTTCCCTATAGTGCTTCACAATTTTATCGAAGCAAAATAAAAAATCCTATCTTTGATTCAAATACTATATTATGAATGGGACAGTAAATAAAGTGATTCTTATCGGCTATCTTGGAGACGAGGTGAAATTGCATTATTTCGAAGGAGGTAATTGTATTGGCCGATTTCAATTGGCAACACACGAGGTATACATTAATAAAACGACTAACGAAAAAATCACTTCTACAGAATGGCATACTATAGTGGTGCGTAATAAAGCCGCTGAATTATGTGAAAAATACCTTTCTAAAGGAGACAAAATATATATTGAAGGACGTATTAAATCGCGACAATGGCAAGCCGAAGACGAAACTACAAAACACACTTCTGAAATTCAGGTGGTCGAATTTACTTTTTTGAACACTAAAAAAGATTCTGAAAACAATAAAACAACTCCTTCAGAACCTCAAAATACGAATTTACCAATTAACGATTTACCTTTTTAATTGTTAAACACGCTCCACTTTGTTATGTCAAAAAAAATAAATTCTTTTATACTTATTCTTGTAGCCTTGACTATCTCAAGCTGTAAAAAAGAAGTATTACCAAAA from the Flavobacterium ammonificans genome contains:
- a CDS encoding single-stranded DNA-binding protein; protein product: MNGTVNKVILIGYLGDEVKLHYFEGGNCIGRFQLATHEVYINKTTNEKITSTEWHTIVVRNKAAELCEKYLSKGDKIYIEGRIKSRQWQAEDETTKHTSEIQVVEFTFLNTKKDSENNKTTPSEPQNTNLPINDLPF
- the mutY gene encoding A/G-specific adenine glycosylase, whose product is MDFSKLLIDWYLQNKRDLPWRNTTNPYPIWLSEIMLQQTRVAQGMPYFFSFTNAFPTVFDLANAHEEQVLKLWQGLGYYSRARNLHQTAQYIANELGGIFPNNYKDLLQLKGIGEYTAAAIASFAYNEVVPVVDGNVFRVLSRYFDIETDIASASAKKEFSAIALELIPKDNPALFNQAIMEFGALQCVPKNPNCSDCIFNQSCAALQKKKVDQLPVKLKKLKVRNRFFNYLIFSDEIENTIIQKRTDKGIWHNLYEFPLIETEKEEDFNTVSKQIKSDFQHWNIISIGEENPKSIIHKLSHQHLHIKFWNVKITGTIPNGINAKDLKTFPFPIVLHNFIEAK
- a CDS encoding HU family DNA-binding protein; the protein is MTKADIVAKISEKLGLEKGDVQATVETFMNEVKTSLETGDNVYLRGFGSFIVKTRAEKTGRNISKNTTIKIPAHNIPAFKPAKVFVEGVKINNEAK